AGTTGCCTTCGGTCCAGCAAAGGGGGTGTTACTAATGGTGTCTGGCTTACTTTGCAGTGCTGTTGGCGATTTTCAAGTCGAAGGCAAGACAAAAGCTCTTCTTAAATACGATGGCATGATAACCTGGACTCCACCAGCCATTTTCAAGAGTTCCTGTCCTATGGAtatcacttttttcccttttgatcaCCAAAATTGTTCCCTGAAATTTGGTTCCTGGACATATGACAAAGCTGAAATTGATCTTCTAATCATTGGATCTAAAGTGGATATGAAAGATTTTTGGGAAAACAGCGAATGGGAAATTGTTGATGCTTCTGGCTACAAGCATGACATAAAATACAACTGTTGTGAGGAGATATACACAGATATAACCTATTCTTTTTACATTAGAAGATTGCCGATGTTTTACACCATTAATCTGATCATCCCCtgtctctttatttcatttctaactGTGCTGGTCTTTTACCTTCCTTCTGATTGTGGTGAAAAGGTAACCCTTTGCATCTCAGTTCTGCTTTCTCTGACTGTGTTTTTGCTGGTAATCACGGAAACCATCCCGTCCACGTCTCTTGTGATCCCACTGGTGGGTGAGTACCTCCTGTTCACCATGATCTTTGTCACCCTGTCCATTGCAGTGACCGTGTTCGTGTTGAACATACATTATCGCACGCCAACAACACACACCATGCCCAAGTGGGTGAAGACGGTTTTCCTCCAGCTGTTACCCCAGATCCTGATGAGGAGGAGGCCTCTGGACAAGACGAGGGGGACGAGTTCTGATAAAAACTACAAAAGCATTTCCAGTAGGCGCACCAGAGTCAACTTTGATCATTGCGGAGAGACCAAACTTCCTAAAGCACGCTGCAGCTGTCATACATCAAGTGAGCTGGCCGCCAGCGAGAGCAGATCGAGTCATCGGCCCTCACAGTGGACGACTGACAATTCAGAGCACTCGCCCGACGTCGAAGATGTCATTAATAGTGTTCAATTCATAGCAGCAAACATGaagaaccaaaatgaaacaaaggaggTGGGTACATGGCCCCCTAGCCCCTCCACCTGAAGCAGGCTTAGGGGCACTTGGAGGAGCAGGGCAGAGCTCCAGCGTGAGCTGTTTGCAGGAGGGTCAGGGAGCATTCATTACTCTAAGACCGAGCTCGGTTATTATGCAGTTGTGCGTGAAGTGGCCTGGGGGTTGGGTGGAGTAAACCATAGCCTCGTTGCAAACCTCCACCTCTGGAAATGTTAACTCCAGTGAAATCCGGTCCAAATAAACACTCAGGACAACCTTGGTTAATCGAAGTGTTTCCTAAAagcagtggcagagggaagggtggATGGGGAGACCTGCCCACAGAGCAGCCCACAGTCGGAGAGTGCTGGGAGAGGGGACTGAGTCCTCTGCAATTCCAACCCCATTTATTCTACTGCAGAGGGATTTAGGTGCAGATGGAATGAGCCTTGGGGGGATATTTTTAGCATCAACATATTCTGCTTTTGTTGCCCAGAATCTAACTATAGCAGCATGGACCTCCCCCATCCTCCAAAGAGAGAGCTCAAGAAAGTCATGccaattttccatttcatcaggaTGGCTAGCTGAGGGCATCTGAAAACCTGCACCAGGGGTCTGGGTTTCACCTCACGCTGCAGAGGCCGTCATCTGTATCTCCTAGTGAAAGGCTGTCTCGAGACCTGAAGTCTGCCCCGTTGGTGCAGGGGAGGATACTGTGACTGCGAGTCgcaaggcagggggtgggggatgcatCACGGGACAGTGAGCCCAGAGCTGTACCTTCATGGTAACACCTTCATAAAATGGAGGCTAGAGTTATTGATTTAAACACCACCGGGCAGGTCAAGACACAACCTGAGCCGTCAGTCTAGGGCATAAGCTGGAAGCTGATAAATTGAAGGTCGGAAACTGGAAGTGTTACAGGACTTCTTCCTCCATCCGCGCCCGCGGTTCTTGGTCACACCGCTTTGGAGAAGGAAGACATAGACCAGACAGAGcagtgggcagcaaagcaaggtttatcgAGCGacagcaaagtgatagtacaaagctgccgaggagggaggggaccaaTTACCACTGGAATTTCTGGTCTAGgggttttatgggcttgttggcaggctgttttaatctgatgaaCCCTCCCAgcgcctgtcatccaatcaggtttctgtcatatgggaaagggtggagggctccttccagggtgtaaaatccttttaagggtggtttcctcttagggcaggggcgggggcggggcgggggttctggtccctgcctgcctgccttccgaCTGTCCTTCACCAGAAGGCCATGAGAAATGCAATGAACTCTCCACAGCCAGCACAGCTTTGGGGGCTGGAAGGTTGCTATTCCTGAGAGGGGGGCCCTCCATCACTCCTCACGtcctgcaccccctgccccaaaCCCATTTCCCAGACTTGCCAAAGAATCAGAATATCCAGTGGGGCCAAGGGCCAGAAGTTGAGGTATCTGAGTGGCTTTCTCGGGAGTGCTTTCTGCAGGAAAAGTCCTTGGGGCCCCGTGCAGTCCTGCTCACTCTGTAGCCACCTGCGGGAGGTCCTGGAAGGGCTTACACTCCACCCTCTTCAGACTGAGGTTCTgtgaactaggggcgcctgggtggctcagtcatagtgtctgcctttggctcaggatgtggtcccggggtcctgggatcaagccctgggtcaggctccctgctcggctgggagcctgcttcttcctctcccactccccctgcttgtgttccctctctcgctggctgtctttctctgtcaaataaaaaaaaacttaaaaaaaaaaaaaagttctgtgaaCTATATAGGCAGCATGGCTTAACCAGGATGAAAcgaatatttgctttaaaaattaccaGGGAAGTCTTCTTGAAAAAGAAGCAGCTTATTTATGAGACAAAGCACATTTCCTGTGGCTTcaatatgtactttttaattgtttt
The nucleotide sequence above comes from Ursus arctos isolate Adak ecotype North America unplaced genomic scaffold, UrsArc2.0 scaffold_27, whole genome shotgun sequence. Encoded proteins:
- the CHRNA6 gene encoding neuronal acetylcholine receptor subunit alpha-6 isoform X3; protein product: MLPSKGQGPLPFGLCLWLCIFMPGLKGSAGCASEERLFHKLFSQYNQFIRPVENVSDPVMVHFEVAITQLANVDEVNQIMETNLWLRHIWNDYKLRWDPMEYDGIETLRVPADKIWKPDIVLYNNAVGDFQVEGKTKALLKYDGMITWTPPAIFKSSCPMDITFFPFDHQNCSLKFGSWTYDKAEIDLLIIGSKVDMKDFWENSEWEIVDASGYKHDIKYNCLTVFVLNIHYRTPTTHTMPKWVKTVFLQLLPQILMRRRPLDKTRGTSSDKNYKSISSRRTRVNFDHCGETKLPKARCSCHTSSELAASESRSSHRPSQWTTDNSEHSPDVEDVINSVQFIAANMKNQNETKEVEDDWKYVAMVVDRVFLWVFIIVCVFGTAGLFLQPLLGSTGKS
- the CHRNA6 gene encoding neuronal acetylcholine receptor subunit alpha-6 isoform X1 — translated: MLPSKGQGPLPFGLCLWLCIFMPGLKGSAGCASEERLFHKLFSQYNQFIRPVENVSDPVMVHFEVAITQLANVDEVNQIMETNLWLRHIWNDYKLRWDPMEYDGIETLRVPADKIWKPDIVLYNNAVGDFQVEGKTKALLKYDGMITWTPPAIFKSSCPMDITFFPFDHQNCSLKFGSWTYDKAEIDLLIIGSKVDMKDFWENSEWEIVDASGYKHDIKYNCCEEIYTDITYSFYIRRLPMFYTINLIIPCLFISFLTVLVFYLPSDCGEKVTLCISVLLSLTVFLLVITETIPSTSLVIPLVGEYLLFTMIFVTLSIAVTVFVLNIHYRTPTTHTMPKWVKTVFLQLLPQILMRRRPLDKTRGTSSDKNYKSISSRRTRVNFDHCGETKLPKARCSCHTSSELAASESRSSHRPSQWTTDNSEHSPDVEDVINSVQFIAANMKNQNETKEVEDDWKYVAMVVDRVFLWVFIIVCVFGTAGLFLQPLLGSTGKS
- the CHRNA6 gene encoding neuronal acetylcholine receptor subunit alpha-6 isoform X2, coding for MLDEVNQIMETNLWLRHIWNDYKLRWDPMEYDGIETLRVPADKIWKPDIVLYNNAVGDFQVEGKTKALLKYDGMITWTPPAIFKSSCPMDITFFPFDHQNCSLKFGSWTYDKAEIDLLIIGSKVDMKDFWENSEWEIVDASGYKHDIKYNCCEEIYTDITYSFYIRRLPMFYTINLIIPCLFISFLTVLVFYLPSDCGEKVTLCISVLLSLTVFLLVITETIPSTSLVIPLVGEYLLFTMIFVTLSIAVTVFVLNIHYRTPTTHTMPKWVKTVFLQLLPQILMRRRPLDKTRGTSSDKNYKSISSRRTRVNFDHCGETKLPKARCSCHTSSELAASESRSSHRPSQWTTDNSEHSPDVEDVINSVQFIAANMKNQNETKEVEDDWKYVAMVVDRVFLWVFIIVCVFGTAGLFLQPLLGSTGKS